TGGTGGCCGAGCTGGACACCGTGCGCGCGGTGCTGCGCGAGCATGCGCCCACGCAGGCGCGCCAGGCCCATGGCTGAGCCGCAGCACGAAGCGCCCGCGCGCCTGCGCGCGCAGCAGTTCGAACTGACCCGGCACCTGCGCGATCCCAGCGCCAGCCCGGCGCCGTCCGGCATCGAGGAACGGCGCCTGGAGATCTACCGCGGCCTGCTGTTCAACAACGTGCTGGGCCTGCTGTCGGGCAACTTTCCGGTGATCGCCGAGCTGCTGGGCGAGGACGACTGGGCCACGCTGGTGCGCGACTTCTATCGCGACCACCGTTGCCACACGCCGCTGTTTCCGGAGCTGGCGCGCGAGTTCCTGCGCTATCTTGAAGACCGCGACACCCTGCCCTATGCCTTCCTGCCGGAACTGGCGCACTACGAGTGGGTGGAACTGGCGCTGCAGATGTCCGAGGCGCAGCCCGCCGACGCCATCGACGGCGGCGCCGACCTGCTCGAGGCCGCGCCGGCGCTATCGCCGCTGGCCTGGGCGCTGGCCTATGCCTGGCCGGTGCACCGCATCGGCCCGGACTACCGGCCCGACGCGCCACCGCCGCAGCCGACCTTGCTGCTGCTGCGCCGCGAGGCCGACGGCGAGGTGCGGTTCTCCGAACTGAGCCCGCTGGCCTACCGCCTGATCGAACGCCTGAGCGAATCGCCGCAGCTCAGCGGCCGCGAGCAACTGCGCGCGCTGGCGGCCGAGGCCGGCAGCGACGACGTCGAGGGCTTCGTGATCCAGGGCCACGCGCTGTTGCAGCAGATGCGCGCCAGCGGCGCGATCTTGGGCGGCGCGATCTTCGATAGCGCGAACCCTTAGGCCCGGTCGGCGCCTCTATGGGAAAAGCGCCGGCGGTTCCGGCGCGTTCCGAGAGACCGCTATGCCGTCCCTGTTCCGCTGCGCCGCGTCCCTGCGCGACCGCCTCGAAGGCCTAGGCGCCTGGACCGCGCCGCTGGGCCTGCGCCTGATCCTGGCCTGGGAGTTCTACGAATCCGGCCGCGAAAAACTGCACGGGGAAAACTGGTTCGGCGACGTAATGGCCGCGTTCCCGTTCCCGTTCGACCGCGTGCCGGCGAACCTGAGCTGGAGCCTGGCGACATGGTTCGAGTTGATCGGCGGCATCGCCCTGCTGCTGGGCCTGGGCACGCGCGTGTTCGCCGCCGCGCTGTTCGTGCTGACCGTGGTCGCGATCGCCGCCGTGCACTGGCCGCAGGACTGGATGGGCCTGAGCCAGCTCGCCCAGGGCTATGCGATCACCGACCAGGGTGCGGGCAACTACAAGCTGCCGCTGCTGTTCCTGGTCATGCTGTGGCCGCTGATCCTGCGCGGCCCCGGCCGGCTCAGCCTGGACGCGCTGATCGCCCGCCGCGGCGCGCTGCCGCAACCGCAGGCCGACACCCTGGCCTGGGGCGTGGCCGCGGCGCTGTTCGGCGCGGTCGCGGCGATGCTGCTGCCGCTGCCCGGCCTGGTGCTGGCCGCCGCCGGCCTGGCGCTGCTGGCGGCGCAGGCCCTGCGCCGCCACACACGTTGAACGCCCCACTCCCGTCCTCGTCCCCGCGCTTGCGGACGCGGGCGGGGGTGCGGGCACCGCCCGTGCGACCGCCGCGCCGCAGGCCCGATACGCGCGTCTGCTAGGCTTTCACGCATGACCGATGCCGGCCCCGCCTCCTCCACCGCTGTGGCTCCACTGCGTTTGAACACCCGATTCCGCGGCTTCCTGCCGGTCGTGGTCGATGTCGAAACCGGGGGTTTCGACTGGAACCGCCATGCCCTGCTGGAAATCGCGGTGCTGCCGCTGGAGCTGGACGAGCACGGCCAGCTGATCCCCGGCATCACCACCAGCGCGCACGTGGTGCCCGCGCCGGGCACCCTGATCGACCCCAAGTCGCTGGAAATCACCGGCATCGACATCGACCACCCCTTCCGCGACGCCAAGCCCGAACGCGCGGCGCTGGAAGCGGTGTTCGCGCCGGTGCGCGAGGCCTGCAAGCGCCACGGCTGCCAGCGCGCGATCCTGGTCGGCCACAACGCCCACTTCGACCTCAACTTCCTCAACGCCGCCGTCGCCCGCAGCGGCCACAAGCGCAACCCCTTCCACCCTTTCAGCGTGTTCGACACCGTGACCCTGGGCGGCCTGGCCTACGGCCAGACCGTGCTCGCGCGTGCGGTGCAGGCCGCGGGCTTCCACTGGAACGCCGAAGAGGCGCACTCGGCCGTGTACGACGCCGAGCGCACCGCGGAGCTGTTTTGCAAGGTGGTCAATGCCTGGCCGGCGCCGGTGGGCTGATCCCGTCGGTGGCGCTTATTGCGGCAAAAACGCCATGTGGATCAGCGGAAAATGCCGCCCCTGCGCATCGGTCTCCGAGCGCCCGGTATCGACGAAGCCATAGCGCCGGTAGAAACCGTGCGCCTGCGGGTTTTGTTCGTTGACGTCGACGGTCAAGGCGCCGTGCAGGGCGCGCGCGTGATCCAGCAGGCGCGTGCCGATGCCGCGGCCGCGCAGCAACGGGTCCAGGAACAGCATTTCCACTTGCGCGCCGGCCAGGCCGATGAAGCCGGCGACGGCGTCTGCGTCTTCGTATACCCAGACTTCGACCGCATCCAGATAGACGTCGCGCACCTGCGGCAGCAGTTCGGCGATGTCGGCCTCGCCGAGGAAGTCGTGGGTGGCGCGGACCGAATGCTCCCAGATCTGCACCAGGCGCGCGCGGTCGCTGCGTTCGGCGCGGCGTATCGTCATGGCGTTCTCGCTGAAGCTCCGGCGCGATACGGTATCGCGCCGGAGCGGGTTGCGCGTTACGGCGTGGCCAGCTTCAAGCCGACCAGGCCGGCCACGATCAGTACGATGCTGCCCGCGCGCAAGGCGTTCATCGGCTCGTCGAACAGGAGGGTGCCCAGGATCACCGTGCCCACCGCGCCCACGCCCACCCAGATCGCGTAGGCCGTGCCCACCGGCAGCGACTTCATCGCCAGGCCCAGCAGGCCCACGCTGATCGCCATCGCCGCGACCGTGCCCACGGACGGCCACAGGCGGGTGAAACCCTCGGTGTACTTGAGGCCGATCGCCCAGCCCACTTCGAACAGGCCGGCGAGAATCAGCAGGATCCAGGGCATGACGGAACTCCCATGTCGATGGGGCCGTCCCCTTGCGAAACGCGCGCCGCATCGTATGGCCATGGCGGCCGGGCTGCGCGGACCCGAGTCGTCTCGGGTCGAGGGCCATTATAAGGGCGTGCCCGCGCCCGTGAGCGCGGAGCCGGGCGCCGGGTCAGCGGGGGGTTCATTGCCTGCCGGCGTGCGCTGGGAGCGCGACTCAACGGCTGCGCTGGCGCACCGCTTCGAACAGGGTCACGCCCGCGGCCACGGATACGTTCAGGCTCTCCACCGCCGCGCCTTCGGCCGCGCCGCCGGGCATGGGGATCTTGACCAGCTGGTCGCAGTTCTCGCGGGTCAGGCGGCGCAGGCCGTCGGCTTCGCCGCCGAGCACCAGGCCGACGTTGCCGCGCAGGTCCAGGTCGTAGAGCGAGGCTTCGGCTTCGCCGGCCAGGCCGTACAGCCACACGCCCAGCTGCTGCAGCTCGCGCAGGCTGCGCGCCAGGTTGGTGACCGGAATGATCGGAATGCTGTCGGCGGCGCCGGCCGAGGTCTTGCGCACGGTGGCGTTGATCTGCACCGCGCGGTCTTTGGGAATGATGACGACCGTGACCCCGGCCGCGGCCGCGCTGCGCAGGCAGGCGCCCAGGTTGTGCGGGTCCTGCACGCCGTCGAGCACCAGCACCAAGGCGCGGCCCTCGGCGCCTTCGACCAGGCCCTGCAGTTCGCTTTCGCCCCAGGTCTTGGCCGCGGCGTAACGCGCCACCGCGCCCTGGTGGCGCAGGCCGCCGGCCACGCCGTCCAGCGCCTGCCCCGCGACCCGGCGCACATCGATGCCGGCACGGCGCGCGTTGCTTTCGATCTCGGCCAGGCGCGGGTTCTTGGCGCCGGCTTCGATCAGCACTTCGCGCACGTTGTCGGCATCGTGCTCGATCGCCGCCGAGACTGCGTTGATGCCGGCGATCCATTGTTTCTGGCTCATGGGGGTTCCGAAAACGGGGTTGGGGCTAGGCGGAGAATTCTAAGCTACTGGCGTCCGACCGGCCCGACGGCAGCAGTCCCCCCTCTTTGAAAAAGGGGGCTAGGCGCGCCCCCCCGGGCCCAGTGCCTCAGTACTTCTGCTTCACCCGCTTGGCCGGCAGCCCACGCGGCGGCGGCGGCTTCACGCCGCGCTCCTCGACCAGGCGGAAGTCGATCTTGCGGTCTTCCACGCTGGCCTTCATCACCACGATCGACACCCGGTCGCCCAGGCGGAACTCGCGACCCGTGCGCTCGCCCTGCAAAGTCTTGCGGATCGGGTCGAAGTGGTAATAGTCGTGCGGCAGCTGGGTCACGTGGATCAGGCCGTTGACCTTGGATTCGTCCAGTTCGACGAACAGGCCGAAGCTGGTCACGCCGCTGATCGTGCCCTCGAACTCGCCGCCCACGTGCTTTTCCATCCACGCGGCGCGGTAACGCTCGTCGACCTCGCGTTCGGCCTCGTCGGCGCGGCGCTCGCGCTCGGAGCACTGCAGCGCCAGCGCGGCCATCTCGCGCGGCGAATACACGAAACGGTCCGGGCGCTGGCCGCCGATCGCGTGCTTGATCGCGCGGTGCACCAGCAAGTCGGGATAGCGGCGGATCGGCGAGGTGAAGTGGGCGTAGGCCTCCAGCGCCAGGCCGAAGTGGCCCACGTTCTGCGGCGCGTACACCGCCAGGCTCTGGCTGCGCAGCAGCACCGATTCGATCAGGGCCGCGTCGGGGCGCTCGCGCACCTTCTTCAGCAACGCGGTGAAGTCGCGCGGCTGCACCTGCGCCCACGGCGGCATGCGCAGCTTGAACTCCTTGAGGAACTCCTCCAGGTCCGCGTACTTCTGTTCCGGCGGGCGCTCGTGGATGCGGAACGGCGCCGGCACCTCGGCCTGGATCAGGAACTTGGCCGCCTCGACATTGGCGGCGATCATGCATTCCTCGATCAGCTTGTGCGCGTCGTTGCGCTGGAGCATGCCGGCCTGCACCACTTCGCCGCGTGCGTCCAGCACGAAGCGGACCTCGCTGGATTCGAACTCGATCGCGCCGCGGCGCTGGCGCGCCTTCAGCAGCACCTGGAACAGCTGGTGCAGGCGCTGCACCTGCGGCAGCAGCGAGCCGATCACGCCCAGCGCTTCGTCGCGCTCCTGCTCGGGGATGCCCTCGCCCACCGCGTTCCAGACCTGGGTGTAGGTCAGGCGCGCGTGCGAGTTCATCACCGCTTCGTAGAACTTGGAATGGCTGACCAGGCCATCGCGGTCCACCTGCATGTCGCAGACGAAGCACAGCCGGTCGACCTTGGGCTTGAGCGAGCAGATGCCGTTGGACAGCGTCTCCGGCAGCATCGGCACCACGAAACCGGGGAAGTAGACCGAGGTCGCGCGGCGCGTGGCTTCCTCGTCCAGCGGCGTGCCCGGGCGCACGTAGTGCGAGACGTCGGCGATGGCCACCACCAGGCGGAAGCCGTCGCGGTTGGGCTCGCAATAGACTGCGTCGTCGAAGTCCTTGGCGTCTTCGCCATCGATGGTCACCAGCGGCATCGCGCGCAGGTCCACGCGTTGCGCGGCGACCTCCGGCGGCACCGTCAGCGGCACCGCCGCAGCCTCGTCCAGCACCGACTGCGGGAACTCGTGCGGCAGCTCGTGGCCGTGGATCGCGGCCTGCACCGCCAGCGAGGCGGTCAGGCGTTCGCCCAGCACCGTCAGCACGCGGCCGATCGGCGGCCGTTTCGGGTCGGGCGCCTGCAGCAGTTCGCACACCACCAACTGGCCGTTGCTAGCGTCCATGCGCGCATCGGGCGGAATCTGCACGTTACGCTGGATGCGGCGGTCGTCGGGCACCACGTAGCTGATGCCCGACTCCAGCACGAAGCGGCCGATCAAGCGGTTGAGGCGGCGCTCCAGCACTTCGACGATGGCGCCTTCGCGGCGGCCGCGGCGGTCCACGCCGGTCACGCTGGCCAGCACGCGATCGCCGTGCATGGCCTTGCGCATCTCGAACGGCGGCAGGAACAGGTCGTCGCCGCCGCCGGATTCCGGACGCAGGAAGCCGAAGCCGTCGGGGTTGGCGATGACCACGCCGGCGATCAGGTCCATGCGCGCGGCGGGCGCGAATTCGCCCTTGCGGTTCTGCAGCAGCTGGCCTTCGCGCAGCATCGCCGCCAGGCGCTTGCCCAGCGCATCGGCGCGGTCGGGCGCGCTCAGGCCCAGGGTCTGCGCCAGTTCCTCGGCGCGCATCGGGCCGTCGGCGGAGGACAGCAACTGCAGGATGGCCTCGCGGCTGGCGATGGGCTGCTCGTAGCGCGCCGCTTCGCGTTCGGCGTAGGGATCGTGATACGCCGGCGGCGCGCCGTGCGGGCGCGGCGACGGCGCCGCGGCTTTGCGCGCGGGCTTGCCGGACTTGGCCGGCGGGCCGTGCTGCAGGTTCTCGGGCAGCCAGGCCGGTCGCGGCGCGGCTTTCTTGGTGGCGGTCTTTTTGCCGCCCGCCGGCTTGCTGCCGGCCTTCGCGCCGGCGGCGCGGGTGGTTTTGCCGGGTTTGCCCCCGGCCGGGCCTTTTTTACTCATGCCCGTCATGGTCGCACATCACCATGAATACGGCGTCGTCGGGCGGTTGCGGGCGCGCATCGTCTCGACGCGTCGGGCGGCGCCGCGCAAGCACGGAGCCCGAAAACGAAAAACCCCTGATTTCTCAGGGGTTCTTCTTGAAGAGTGGTGCCCAGGAGAGGACTCGAACCTCCACGGTTTTACCCGCTAGTACCTGAAACTAGTGCGTCTACCAATTCCGCCACCTGGGCCTACCGCCGCGCCAGCAGCGCTGCGGGAGGCGTATGTTGCGGTGCGGTGAGGCGGCTGTCAACGGTTTTGTCACAACGCCGGTTCAATGCCCGATCCGGCACAGGCGGCCGCTGCCGCGCCCATCCGGCCGCCGCCCCGCGGCGCGTCCTCGCACGGGGCGAGCAAGAGCGCGACGCCGGTTAGAATCCCGTCGATCCCTATCGCGAGTGCTTTGCGTTCCATGACTGATTCCGTACGTCCGGTCTTCCACGGCTTCGAACAGATCCCGCTGCGCGAGTACGCCGAGCGCGCCTACCTCGACTACTCGATGTACGTGGTCCTGGACCGCGCCCTGCCGTTCCTGGGCGACGGCCTCAAGCCGGTGCAGCGCCGCATCGTGTATTCGATGAGCGAGCTAGGCCTGAACGCCGCCTCCAAGCCGAAGAAGTCCGCGCGCACCGTCGGCGACGTGATCGGCAAGTACCACCCGCACGGCGACAGCGCCTGCTACGAGGCGATGGTGCTGATGGCGCAGCCGTTCTCGTACCGCTACCCGCTGGTGGAGGGCCAGGGCAACTTCGGTTCCAGCGACGATCCCAAGTCGTTCGCAGCCATGCGCTACACCGAGTCCAAGCTGACCCCCATCGCCGAGGTGCTGTTGGGCGAGCTGGGCCAGGGCACGGTGGACTGGACGCCGAACTTCGACGGCACCCTGGAGGAGCCGACCTGGCTGCCGGCGCGCCTGCCGCACCTGCTGCTCAACGGCACCACCGGCATCGCCGTGGGCATGGCCACCGACGTGCCGCCGCACAACCTCAACGAAGTGGTCAGCGCCTGCGTGCGCCTGCTCGACGACCCGGACGCGACCACGCGCGATCTGTGCGAGCACGTGCTGGGCCCGGACTATCCGACCACGGCCGAGATCATCACCCCGCGCAGCGACCTGATCGCGATGTACGAGTCCGGCCTGGGCAGCGTGCGCGCGCGCGCCGTGTACGAGAAGGACAACGGCAACCTGGTGGTCACCGCCCTGCCCTACCAGACCTCGCCGGGCAAGGTGATCGAGCAGATCGCGACCCAGATGCGGGCCAAGAAGCTGCCCTGGCTGGAGGACATCCGCGACGAGTCCGACCACGCCAACCCCACCCGCATCGTGCTGGTGCCGCGCTCCAACCGCGTCGACGTCGAACAGCTGATGGGCCACCTGTTCGCCACCACCGACCTGGAGCGCAGCTACCGGGTCAACTTCAACGTGATCGGCCTGGACGGCCGCCCGCAGGTGAAGGGGCTCAAGGCCTTCCTCGGCGAATGGCTGTCGTTCCGCAGCGACACCGTGACCCGCCGCCTCAAGCACCGGCTGGACAAGGTCGAGCGCCGCCTGCATCTGTTGGCCGGCTTGCTGATCGCTTTCCTCAACCTGGACGAGGTGATCCGCATCATCCGCAGCGAGGACGAGCCGCGGCCGGTGCTGATGCGCCGCTTCGACCTCAGCGAGGAGCAGACCGACTACATCCTGGAAACCCGGCTGCGCCAGCTCGCGCGCCTGGAAGAAATGAAGATCCGCGGCGAAGAAGCCGAATTGGAGAAGGAGCGCGAGCAGCTGATCGCGACCCTGGGCAGCAAGGCCCGGCTGAAGAAGCTGATCAAGGACGAGCTGCTGGCCGACGCCAAGAAGTTCGGCGACGCGCGCCGCTCGCCGCTGGTTTCGCGCAACGCCGCGCAGGCGCTGTCGGAAACCGAACTGGTGCCCAGCGAGCCCATGACCGTGGTGCTCAGCGAGAAGGGCTGGGTGCGCGCGGCCAAGGGCCACGACATCGACGCGTCCACGCTCAACTACCGCGAAGGCGATGCGCTGCTGGGCGCGGCCAAGGGCCGCAGCACCCAGCAGGTGGCGTTCCTGGACTCCACCGGCCGCGCCTACTCCACGGTGATCCACGGCCTGCCCTCGGCACGCGGCAACGGCGAACCGCTGACCGGCCGCTTCTCGCCGGCCGCGGGCGCCTCGTTCCAGGCCCTGGCCGCGGGCGACGACGACCACCGCTTCGTGCTGGCCAGCAGCCACGGCTACGGCTTCGTGACCCGTTTCGAGAACCTCACCGGCCGCAACAAGGCCGGCAAGGCCATGCTTTCGCTCACGCCCAACGCGCGGGTGCTGCAGCCGGCCGCGGTCGGCGACGCCGCCCAGGGCCGGGTGGTGGCGGTGACCAACGTCGGCCACCTGCTCGCGTTCCCGGTGGCGGAACTGCCCGAGCTGGATAAGGGCAAGGGCAACAAGATCATCGACATCCCCAAGGCCAAGCTCGGCACCGAGCGGGTGGTGGCGGTGGCGGTGGTCGCGCCCGGCGCGACTCTGAGCGTGCGCTCCGGCGCGCGCACCATGAGCCTGTCGTTCAAGGACCTGGAGGCCTACCTGGGCGCGCGCGCGACCCGCGGCGGCCTGTTGCCGCGCGGCTGGCAGAAGGTCGAAGGCCTGTCGGTGGAGTAAGCGCGATGGACGCGGACTTCTGGCACCAGCGCTGGCAGGACAACCAGATCGGCTTCCACCAGGACAGGCCCTCGCCGTTGTTGTTGAAGCACTGGCCGTCGCTGGGCCTGGCCGGCGGCAGCCGGGTGTTCGTGCCGCTGGCCGGCAAGACCCTGGACATGGCCTGGTTCGCCTCGCAGGGCCACCGCGTGCTGGGCGTGGAACTGTCGCAGCTGGCGGTGGAGGCCTTCTTCGCCGAACTCGGGCTGACGCCGGAGGTGTCGGAATCGCGCTACGGGAGCCACTACCGCGCCGGCGCGATCGAGCTGATCTGCGGCGACGCGTTCGCGCTCGATGCGCAGGCGCTGGGCGACTGCGCGGCGGTGTTCGACCGCGCGGCGCTGATCGCGCTGCCGCCGCCGTTGCGGCAGCGCTACGCGGACGAACTCTATCCGCGCCTGCAGCCAGGCT
The sequence above is a segment of the Lysobacter silvisoli genome. Coding sequences within it:
- a CDS encoding DNA-binding domain-containing protein — its product is MAEPQHEAPARLRAQQFELTRHLRDPSASPAPSGIEERRLEIYRGLLFNNVLGLLSGNFPVIAELLGEDDWATLVRDFYRDHRCHTPLFPELAREFLRYLEDRDTLPYAFLPELAHYEWVELALQMSEAQPADAIDGGADLLEAAPALSPLAWALAYAWPVHRIGPDYRPDAPPPQPTLLLLRREADGEVRFSELSPLAYRLIERLSESPQLSGREQLRALAAEAGSDDVEGFVIQGHALLQQMRASGAILGGAIFDSANP
- a CDS encoding DoxX family protein; this encodes MPSLFRCAASLRDRLEGLGAWTAPLGLRLILAWEFYESGREKLHGENWFGDVMAAFPFPFDRVPANLSWSLATWFELIGGIALLLGLGTRVFAAALFVLTVVAIAAVHWPQDWMGLSQLAQGYAITDQGAGNYKLPLLFLVMLWPLILRGPGRLSLDALIARRGALPQPQADTLAWGVAAALFGAVAAMLLPLPGLVLAAAGLALLAAQALRRHTR
- the rnt gene encoding ribonuclease T: MTDAGPASSTAVAPLRLNTRFRGFLPVVVDVETGGFDWNRHALLEIAVLPLELDEHGQLIPGITTSAHVVPAPGTLIDPKSLEITGIDIDHPFRDAKPERAALEAVFAPVREACKRHGCQRAILVGHNAHFDLNFLNAAVARSGHKRNPFHPFSVFDTVTLGGLAYGQTVLARAVQAAGFHWNAEEAHSAVYDAERTAELFCKVVNAWPAPVG
- a CDS encoding acetyltransferase; amino-acid sequence: MTIRRAERSDRARLVQIWEHSVRATHDFLGEADIAELLPQVRDVYLDAVEVWVYEDADAVAGFIGLAGAQVEMLFLDPLLRGRGIGTRLLDHARALHGALTVDVNEQNPQAHGFYRRYGFVDTGRSETDAQGRHFPLIHMAFLPQ
- the sugE gene encoding quaternary ammonium compound efflux SMR transporter SugE yields the protein MPWILLILAGLFEVGWAIGLKYTEGFTRLWPSVGTVAAMAISVGLLGLAMKSLPVGTAYAIWVGVGAVGTVILGTLLFDEPMNALRAGSIVLIVAGLVGLKLATP
- the rlmB gene encoding 23S rRNA (guanosine(2251)-2'-O)-methyltransferase RlmB; the encoded protein is MSQKQWIAGINAVSAAIEHDADNVREVLIEAGAKNPRLAEIESNARRAGIDVRRVAGQALDGVAGGLRHQGAVARYAAAKTWGESELQGLVEGAEGRALVLVLDGVQDPHNLGACLRSAAAAGVTVVIIPKDRAVQINATVRKTSAGAADSIPIIPVTNLARSLRELQQLGVWLYGLAGEAEASLYDLDLRGNVGLVLGGEADGLRRLTRENCDQLVKIPMPGGAAEGAAVESLNVSVAAGVTLFEAVRQRSR
- the rnr gene encoding ribonuclease R; this translates as MSKKGPAGGKPGKTTRAAGAKAGSKPAGGKKTATKKAAPRPAWLPENLQHGPPAKSGKPARKAAAPSPRPHGAPPAYHDPYAEREAARYEQPIASREAILQLLSSADGPMRAEELAQTLGLSAPDRADALGKRLAAMLREGQLLQNRKGEFAPAARMDLIAGVVIANPDGFGFLRPESGGGDDLFLPPFEMRKAMHGDRVLASVTGVDRRGRREGAIVEVLERRLNRLIGRFVLESGISYVVPDDRRIQRNVQIPPDARMDASNGQLVVCELLQAPDPKRPPIGRVLTVLGERLTASLAVQAAIHGHELPHEFPQSVLDEAAAVPLTVPPEVAAQRVDLRAMPLVTIDGEDAKDFDDAVYCEPNRDGFRLVVAIADVSHYVRPGTPLDEEATRRATSVYFPGFVVPMLPETLSNGICSLKPKVDRLCFVCDMQVDRDGLVSHSKFYEAVMNSHARLTYTQVWNAVGEGIPEQERDEALGVIGSLLPQVQRLHQLFQVLLKARQRRGAIEFESSEVRFVLDARGEVVQAGMLQRNDAHKLIEECMIAANVEAAKFLIQAEVPAPFRIHERPPEQKYADLEEFLKEFKLRMPPWAQVQPRDFTALLKKVRERPDAALIESVLLRSQSLAVYAPQNVGHFGLALEAYAHFTSPIRRYPDLLVHRAIKHAIGGQRPDRFVYSPREMAALALQCSERERRADEAEREVDERYRAAWMEKHVGGEFEGTISGVTSFGLFVELDESKVNGLIHVTQLPHDYYHFDPIRKTLQGERTGREFRLGDRVSIVVMKASVEDRKIDFRLVEERGVKPPPPRGLPAKRVKQKY
- the parC gene encoding DNA topoisomerase IV subunit A, coding for MTDSVRPVFHGFEQIPLREYAERAYLDYSMYVVLDRALPFLGDGLKPVQRRIVYSMSELGLNAASKPKKSARTVGDVIGKYHPHGDSACYEAMVLMAQPFSYRYPLVEGQGNFGSSDDPKSFAAMRYTESKLTPIAEVLLGELGQGTVDWTPNFDGTLEEPTWLPARLPHLLLNGTTGIAVGMATDVPPHNLNEVVSACVRLLDDPDATTRDLCEHVLGPDYPTTAEIITPRSDLIAMYESGLGSVRARAVYEKDNGNLVVTALPYQTSPGKVIEQIATQMRAKKLPWLEDIRDESDHANPTRIVLVPRSNRVDVEQLMGHLFATTDLERSYRVNFNVIGLDGRPQVKGLKAFLGEWLSFRSDTVTRRLKHRLDKVERRLHLLAGLLIAFLNLDEVIRIIRSEDEPRPVLMRRFDLSEEQTDYILETRLRQLARLEEMKIRGEEAELEKEREQLIATLGSKARLKKLIKDELLADAKKFGDARRSPLVSRNAAQALSETELVPSEPMTVVLSEKGWVRAAKGHDIDASTLNYREGDALLGAAKGRSTQQVAFLDSTGRAYSTVIHGLPSARGNGEPLTGRFSPAAGASFQALAAGDDDHRFVLASSHGYGFVTRFENLTGRNKAGKAMLSLTPNARVLQPAAVGDAAQGRVVAVTNVGHLLAFPVAELPELDKGKGNKIIDIPKAKLGTERVVAVAVVAPGATLSVRSGARTMSLSFKDLEAYLGARATRGGLLPRGWQKVEGLSVE
- a CDS encoding thiopurine S-methyltransferase — protein: MDADFWHQRWQDNQIGFHQDRPSPLLLKHWPSLGLAGGSRVFVPLAGKTLDMAWFASQGHRVLGVELSQLAVEAFFAELGLTPEVSESRYGSHYRAGAIELICGDAFALDAQALGDCAAVFDRAALIALPPPLRQRYADELYPRLQPGCRGLLITLEYPQHEKQGPPFCVSEAEVRALYARDWDVTTLERRDILAQQPGFVVEGVTALETIVYALGRR